One Mailhella massiliensis DNA segment encodes these proteins:
- a CDS encoding IMP cyclohydrolase — MSELKDMYRTIVADGFPDTMTITLGDSVLTYHKRTWEMGGEVRGLRYGENPDQPAALYEFVEGENKVANLKWRSPKQGIVSALTEEQMVQSGKHPGKTNLTDVDNACNILQYLSRKPAAAILKHNNPCGAAWADTLFDALNNAFWCDRIAAFGGAVVVNRPLDMKCAELIASQYFEVVAAPAFEEGVVDVLKGRKNLRIFELPGLARLEELKGIPMLDFKSLTDGGIVMQKSFVNRINSVEDFIPATGAKKDGTVFTARKPTEQEAEDLLFAWAVEAGVTSNSVIFARNGATVAIGTGEQDRVGCAELAIHKAYTKYADVLCFKRTGLSLYELQQKALADAESAALLEEINRETRENKGGLIGSVVVSDGFFPFRDGVDVVMAQGVTAIAHPGGSIRDWEVVQACNEHEPQVAMVYTGQRSFKH, encoded by the coding sequence ATGAGCGAACTCAAGGATATGTATCGCACCATCGTTGCGGACGGTTTCCCCGATACCATGACCATCACGCTGGGAGACAGCGTGCTTACCTACCACAAGCGCACCTGGGAGATGGGCGGCGAAGTGCGCGGCCTGCGCTACGGCGAAAACCCCGATCAGCCCGCCGCGCTCTATGAATTCGTGGAAGGCGAGAACAAGGTGGCGAATCTCAAGTGGCGTTCCCCGAAGCAGGGCATCGTTTCCGCGCTGACGGAAGAGCAGATGGTGCAGTCGGGCAAGCATCCGGGCAAGACCAACCTCACCGACGTGGACAACGCCTGCAACATTCTTCAGTATCTTTCCAGAAAGCCTGCCGCCGCCATTCTGAAGCACAACAATCCCTGCGGCGCGGCCTGGGCCGACACGCTTTTCGACGCGCTGAACAACGCCTTCTGGTGCGACCGCATCGCGGCCTTCGGCGGCGCGGTGGTGGTGAACCGTCCGCTGGACATGAAGTGCGCGGAACTCATCGCCTCCCAGTATTTCGAAGTGGTGGCCGCCCCCGCCTTTGAAGAAGGCGTGGTGGACGTGCTCAAGGGCCGCAAGAACCTCCGCATTTTCGAGCTGCCCGGCCTTGCCCGTCTCGAAGAGCTCAAGGGCATTCCCATGCTCGACTTCAAGAGCCTCACCGACGGCGGCATCGTGATGCAGAAGTCCTTCGTGAACCGCATAAACAGCGTGGAAGACTTCATTCCCGCCACCGGCGCGAAGAAGGACGGCACCGTGTTCACTGCCCGCAAGCCCACGGAGCAGGAAGCGGAAGATCTGCTCTTCGCCTGGGCCGTGGAAGCCGGCGTGACCTCCAACTCCGTCATCTTTGCGCGCAACGGCGCCACCGTGGCCATCGGTACCGGCGAACAGGACCGCGTGGGCTGTGCGGAGCTGGCCATCCACAAGGCCTACACCAAGTATGCCGACGTGCTCTGCTTCAAGCGCACCGGTCTTTCCCTGTACGAGCTGCAGCAGAAGGCCCTTGCCGATGCCGAATCCGCCGCTCTTCTGGAAGAGATCAACCGTGAAACGCGGGAAAACAAGGGCGGGCTCATCGGTTCCGTGGTGGTGTCCGACGGCTTCTTCCCCTTCCGCGACGGCGTGGACGTGGTCATGGCTCAGGGCGTGACGGCCATCGCCCACCCCGGCGGCTCCATCCGCGACTGGGAAGTGGTGCAGGCCTGCAACGAACATGAACCGCAGGTGGCCATGGTCTATACCGGCCAGCGCTCCTTCAAGCACTGA
- the mutM gene encoding bifunctional DNA-formamidopyrimidine glycosylase/DNA-(apurinic or apyrimidinic site) lyase, translated as MPELPEVETVARTLAPQICGRRIAAVDVLNQGSWQGLTAPGDVAERRPVIRGTGRRGKLLFLYLSQEAALPPEAEEEIPVPHASSLWPLFYTACGMEQGRPSLLGKTPREVTALAFHLRMTGRLFVYGADKEPERHTRVILTLDDGRRVFFDDARKFGQVRAVCADELEGWDFWKKLGPEPLEMTEEAFASRFSSGRAVKALLLDQSVVAGVGNIYADESLFRAGIRPDTPGKKLSPPRLAKLHRALVEVLLASIRECGSSIRDYRTAKGDVGAFQNRFFVYGRAGEKCLVCGKKLVSAPVAGRTTVWCPHCQKK; from the coding sequence ATGCCGGAACTGCCGGAAGTGGAAACCGTGGCGCGCACGCTTGCGCCGCAGATATGCGGGCGGCGCATTGCGGCCGTGGATGTGCTGAACCAGGGATCGTGGCAGGGACTGACGGCCCCCGGCGACGTGGCGGAACGGCGGCCCGTCATCCGCGGTACGGGCAGGCGGGGCAAGCTGCTTTTTCTGTATCTTTCTCAGGAGGCTGCCCTTCCCCCGGAAGCGGAGGAGGAAATTCCCGTTCCCCATGCCTCTTCGCTCTGGCCGCTTTTCTATACGGCTTGCGGCATGGAACAGGGGCGGCCATCCCTTTTAGGAAAAACGCCGCGGGAGGTGACGGCCCTTGCCTTTCATCTGCGCATGACGGGGCGGCTTTTCGTGTACGGCGCGGATAAGGAACCGGAAAGGCATACCCGCGTCATTCTTACGCTGGATGACGGAAGGCGCGTGTTCTTCGACGATGCGCGCAAGTTCGGTCAGGTGCGGGCCGTGTGTGCGGATGAGCTGGAAGGGTGGGACTTCTGGAAGAAGCTGGGGCCGGAACCTCTGGAAATGACGGAGGAAGCCTTTGCCTCGCGTTTTTCTTCCGGTCGGGCCGTGAAGGCGCTGCTGCTCGATCAGTCCGTAGTGGCGGGAGTGGGCAACATTTATGCGGACGAGAGTCTTTTCCGCGCAGGCATACGGCCCGACACGCCGGGGAAAAAGCTTTCTCCGCCAAGGCTGGCGAAGCTGCACCGCGCCCTTGTCGAGGTGCTGCTTGCCTCCATACGCGAATGCGGCAGTTCCATACGCGATTACCGTACCGCAAAGGGCGATGTAGGGGCCTTTCAGAACCGCTTCTTCGTGTACGGCAGAGCCGGAGAGAAATGCCTTGTGTGCGGAAAAAAGCTTGTTTCCGCCCCTGTGGCGGGACGCACCACGGTGTGGTGTCCGCACTGTCAGAAAAAGTAG
- the alaS gene encoding alanine--tRNA ligase has protein sequence MLTAKEIRRKFLEFFEKNGHAVVPSSSLVPKDDPTLLFTNAGMVQFKKLYLGQERRSYRCAATSQKCLRVSGKHNDLENVGRTARHHTFFEMLGNFSFAYYFKREAITFAWTFVTEELKLPKDKLYVTVYENDDEAYKLWQEIAGMPADHITRMGEKDNFWTMGDTGPCGPCSEIYIDQGEDMACGPDCGIGKCDCDRFLEIWNLVFTQYDQKEPGVRVPLEHPNIDTGMGLERIAAVCQGKRSNFDCDLFQDIIQYAASIAGVTYSFSAPDTNDVDTALRVIADHSRAAAFMIADGILPSNEGRGYVLRRLIRRALRFGTLMGLHEAFLYKTVGKVVEVMGDDYPELREHAEFLSRVVFEEENRFRVTLDKGLALLDSELAALAAEGRTVIPGEVAFRLNDTYGFPLDIVSDVAYKRGFTVDEEGFAEKMQEQRARARAAWKGSGEKDLAARFRTLLEEGMQSEFVGYGSLTAESRIVALMDEDALPVESLEAGAKGYVVTLQTPFYGASGGQSGDTGILTTEEGRARVTDTLKPMPTLTVEQIEVEEGIIRAEQEVSMEVTEGERMAAARNHSCTHLLQAALRKVLGTHVHQAGSSVGPDHLRFDFTHIAAMTEEEIAAVEREVNAMIMADYPVTTREMDHDEAVKCGAMALFNEKYGDKVRVVSMGGEGAEPCSMELCGGTHLSRTGQAGFFVILSEGGVAAGVRRIEAATGWNAYKVMAERRAELGALSSMLKVRSSDLASRVDAMQKEIKTLRKELDKAQAASRGDVMSAVEEVSGVKVLAAKAGSMNVKALREMMDDVRSKMPSGVACLVAEDGGKVQMILYVSKDLHDRFTAPALIRDVAAAIGGSGGGRPDQAQAGGNNAEGIDEAFRILRAKIAG, from the coding sequence ATGCTCACCGCTAAGGAAATCCGCAGAAAGTTTCTGGAATTTTTTGAAAAGAACGGTCACGCCGTCGTGCCGTCCTCTTCCCTTGTGCCGAAAGACGACCCCACGCTGCTCTTCACCAACGCGGGCATGGTGCAGTTCAAGAAGCTCTACCTCGGTCAGGAGCGCCGCTCCTACCGCTGCGCCGCCACCTCGCAGAAGTGCCTGCGCGTGTCCGGCAAGCACAACGACCTTGAGAACGTGGGCCGTACCGCCCGCCACCACACCTTCTTCGAAATGCTGGGCAACTTCTCCTTTGCCTACTACTTCAAGCGCGAAGCCATCACCTTTGCGTGGACCTTCGTCACCGAAGAACTGAAACTGCCCAAGGACAAGCTCTACGTCACCGTGTACGAGAACGACGACGAAGCCTACAAACTGTGGCAGGAAATCGCGGGTATGCCCGCCGACCACATCACCCGCATGGGCGAGAAGGACAACTTCTGGACCATGGGCGATACCGGCCCCTGCGGCCCCTGCTCGGAAATCTACATCGACCAGGGCGAGGACATGGCCTGCGGACCGGACTGCGGCATCGGCAAGTGCGACTGCGACCGCTTCCTGGAAATCTGGAACCTTGTGTTCACCCAGTACGACCAGAAGGAACCCGGCGTGCGCGTGCCGCTGGAACATCCCAACATCGATACCGGCATGGGCCTTGAACGCATTGCGGCCGTGTGCCAGGGCAAGCGTTCCAACTTCGACTGCGATCTCTTCCAGGACATCATTCAGTATGCCGCTTCCATTGCGGGCGTGACCTACAGCTTCTCCGCTCCCGACACCAACGATGTGGACACCGCGCTCCGCGTCATTGCCGACCACAGCCGCGCCGCCGCCTTCATGATCGCCGACGGTATTCTGCCTTCCAACGAAGGCCGCGGTTACGTTCTGCGCCGCCTCATCCGCCGCGCTCTGCGTTTCGGCACGCTCATGGGTCTGCATGAGGCCTTCCTCTACAAGACCGTGGGCAAGGTGGTGGAAGTCATGGGCGACGATTACCCCGAACTTCGCGAACACGCCGAATTTCTTTCCCGCGTGGTGTTCGAGGAGGAAAACCGCTTCCGCGTCACGCTGGACAAGGGCCTTGCTCTTCTCGACAGCGAACTTGCCGCCCTTGCCGCCGAAGGCAGGACGGTCATTCCCGGCGAAGTGGCCTTCCGTTTGAACGACACCTACGGCTTCCCGCTGGATATCGTGTCCGACGTGGCCTACAAGCGCGGCTTCACCGTGGACGAAGAAGGCTTTGCCGAAAAGATGCAGGAGCAGCGCGCCCGCGCCCGCGCGGCGTGGAAGGGTTCCGGCGAAAAGGATCTCGCGGCCCGCTTCCGCACCCTGCTTGAAGAAGGGATGCAGTCGGAATTCGTGGGTTACGGTTCTCTCACGGCCGAAAGCCGCATCGTGGCGCTTATGGATGAAGACGCGCTCCCCGTGGAAAGCCTGGAAGCCGGAGCAAAGGGCTACGTCGTCACGCTTCAGACTCCCTTCTACGGCGCTTCCGGCGGCCAGAGCGGCGATACCGGCATCCTGACCACGGAAGAGGGCAGGGCCCGCGTCACCGATACCCTGAAGCCCATGCCCACCCTTACCGTGGAACAGATCGAGGTGGAGGAAGGCATCATCCGCGCCGAACAGGAAGTGTCCATGGAAGTGACGGAAGGCGAACGCATGGCCGCCGCCCGCAACCACTCCTGCACCCATCTTCTTCAGGCCGCCCTGCGCAAGGTGCTGGGCACGCATGTGCATCAGGCCGGTTCCTCCGTGGGCCCGGATCATCTGCGCTTCGACTTCACCCACATTGCGGCCATGACGGAAGAGGAAATCGCCGCCGTGGAACGCGAGGTGAACGCCATGATCATGGCCGACTACCCCGTGACCACCCGCGAAATGGACCACGACGAAGCCGTGAAGTGCGGCGCCATGGCGCTGTTCAATGAAAAGTACGGCGACAAGGTGCGCGTGGTCAGCATGGGCGGCGAAGGAGCGGAACCCTGCTCCATGGAACTTTGCGGCGGTACCCATCTTTCCCGTACCGGTCAGGCCGGCTTCTTCGTCATTCTTTCCGAAGGCGGCGTGGCCGCAGGCGTGCGCCGTATCGAGGCCGCCACGGGCTGGAACGCCTACAAGGTCATGGCGGAACGCCGTGCGGAACTCGGCGCGCTGAGTTCCATGCTCAAGGTCCGTTCTTCCGATCTCGCCTCCCGCGTGGACGCCATGCAGAAGGAAATCAAGACCCTGCGCAAGGAACTGGACAAGGCTCAGGCCGCGAGCCGGGGCGATGTCATGTCCGCCGTGGAGGAAGTGTCCGGCGTGAAGGTGCTGGCCGCCAAAGCCGGTTCCATGAACGTGAAGGCCCTGCGCGAAATGATGGACGACGTGCGTTCCAAGATGCCTTCCGGCGTGGCCTGCCTTGTGGCGGAAGACGGCGGCAAGGTGCAGATGATACTCTACGTTTCCAAAGACCTGCACGACCGCTTCACCGCTCCCGCCCTCATCAGGGATGTGGCCGCCGCCATCGGCGGTTCCGGCGGCGGTCGCCCGGATCAGGCCCAGGCCGGCGGCAACAATGCCGAAGGCATCGACGAGGCCTTCCGCATCCTCAGAGCGAAGATTGCGGGCTAA
- the recA gene encoding recombinase RecA: MAKKPLVSAEDARREALKTALSTIERKYGQGAVMKLSDGAHVHVPVIPTGSIGLDLALGIGGVPRGRVTEIYGPESSGKTTLTLHIIAECQKQGGVAAFIDAEHALDVTYAARLGVKTDELLISQPDHGEQALDIADMLVRSGAVDIVVIDSVAALIPQAELDGAMGETQVGSQARLMSHAMRKLTGTIHKSRTCVIFINQIRMKIGQMGYGSPETTTGGNALKFYSSVRMDIRRVQTLKDREEAYGSLTRVKVVKNKMAPPFREAKFDIIWGTGISRAGEILDMAVDAGIVDKSGAWFAYGDEKLGQGRERVRDLLNENIALRDEIEAKVKEHLGFGTDQALSAAPAPEVPGDEDSYDEAY, from the coding sequence ATGGCGAAAAAGCCTCTTGTTTCCGCGGAAGACGCCCGCCGCGAAGCGCTCAAGACCGCCCTCAGCACCATTGAACGCAAGTACGGCCAGGGCGCGGTCATGAAGCTGTCCGACGGGGCGCACGTTCATGTGCCCGTCATCCCCACCGGTTCCATCGGCCTCGATCTGGCGCTTGGTATCGGCGGCGTGCCGCGCGGCCGCGTGACCGAAATCTACGGCCCGGAATCCTCGGGCAAGACGACGCTCACGCTCCACATCATCGCGGAATGCCAGAAGCAGGGCGGCGTGGCCGCCTTCATCGACGCGGAACACGCTCTGGATGTCACCTATGCGGCCCGCCTCGGCGTCAAGACCGACGAACTGCTCATTTCCCAGCCCGATCACGGCGAACAGGCGCTCGACATCGCCGACATGCTGGTACGTTCCGGCGCGGTGGACATCGTGGTCATCGACTCCGTGGCCGCCCTCATTCCTCAGGCGGAACTCGACGGCGCCATGGGCGAAACCCAGGTGGGCAGTCAGGCACGCCTCATGTCCCACGCCATGAGAAAGCTCACCGGCACCATCCACAAGTCCCGCACCTGCGTGATCTTCATCAACCAGATCCGCATGAAGATAGGCCAGATGGGTTACGGCAGCCCCGAAACCACCACCGGCGGCAACGCCCTCAAGTTCTACAGCTCCGTGCGCATGGACATCCGCCGCGTGCAGACTCTGAAGGACAGGGAGGAAGCCTACGGCTCCCTCACCCGCGTGAAGGTGGTGAAGAACAAGATGGCCCCGCCCTTCCGCGAAGCCAAGTTCGACATCATCTGGGGGACGGGCATTTCCCGTGCGGGCGAAATCCTCGACATGGCCGTGGATGCGGGCATTGTGGACAAGAGCGGCGCATGGTTCGCCTACGGCGACGAAAAGCTCGGCCAGGGCCGCGAAAGAGTGCGCGATCTTCTGAACGAGAACATCGCCCTGCGCGATGAAATCGAGGCCAAGGTCAAGGAACATCTCGGTTTCGGTACGGATCAGGCTCTCTCCGCAGCGCCCGCGCCCGAAGTGCCCGGCGACGAAGACAGCTACGACGAGGCCTACTAG
- a CDS encoding tRNA(5-methylaminomethyl-2-thiouridylate) methyltransferase — MKNYDGIALFSGGLDSILAARLLMEQGRSIKCLHFFSPFFGHPGRVEHWQKVYGLDITPVDASAVFVDMLRHGPEYGFGSAMNPCVDCKILMMRLARERMEQYGATFLVSGEVLGQRPMSQRRDTLNVIRRDADVRGILLRPLSAKLLDPTEAEESGLVDRSLLLGMNGRGRKEQLALAEHFGITEIPTPGGGCKLTEKENTRRFWPVLSRLSAPDVNDFRLADVGRQFWYGEYWLTIGRHKFDNEIYSSLLRENDLHFKMAGFPGPIALGRSSRPWDAETVRKAASLVASYSPKACKAAEEGQRIFVRVTQNGESSLVEISPCRESEFREPTWEDAREALHALRTPGRQNND, encoded by the coding sequence ATGAAAAATTATGACGGCATAGCTCTTTTTTCCGGGGGACTGGACAGCATCCTCGCCGCCCGGCTGTTGATGGAACAGGGCAGAAGCATCAAGTGCCTGCACTTCTTCTCGCCCTTTTTCGGCCATCCCGGCCGGGTGGAACACTGGCAGAAGGTCTACGGACTCGACATCACGCCCGTGGACGCGAGCGCGGTCTTTGTGGACATGCTCCGGCACGGCCCGGAATACGGCTTCGGCAGCGCCATGAATCCCTGCGTGGACTGCAAGATACTCATGATGCGCCTGGCCAGGGAACGCATGGAACAGTACGGGGCAACATTTCTCGTTTCCGGTGAAGTGCTGGGCCAGCGCCCCATGTCGCAGCGGCGCGACACGCTCAACGTCATCCGGCGCGACGCCGACGTGCGCGGCATTCTTCTGCGCCCCCTCAGCGCGAAGCTTCTCGACCCCACGGAGGCCGAGGAATCGGGCCTCGTGGACCGTTCCCTTCTGCTCGGCATGAACGGCCGCGGCCGCAAGGAACAGCTCGCCCTTGCCGAACATTTCGGCATTACGGAAATTCCCACGCCCGGCGGCGGCTGCAAGCTCACGGAAAAGGAAAACACCCGCCGCTTCTGGCCCGTGCTCTCCCGCCTGAGCGCGCCGGATGTGAACGACTTCCGCCTTGCCGACGTGGGCCGCCAGTTCTGGTACGGAGAATACTGGCTCACCATAGGCCGCCACAAGTTCGACAACGAAATCTATTCCTCCCTCCTGCGTGAAAACGACCTGCACTTCAAGATGGCGGGCTTCCCCGGCCCCATCGCCCTGGGCAGAAGCTCCCGCCCCTGGGACGCCGAAACCGTGCGGAAGGCCGCCTCGCTCGTGGCCTCCTATTCCCCCAAGGCCTGCAAGGCCGCAGAGGAAGGTCAGCGCATCTTCGTGCGCGTGACGCAGAACGGGGAAAGCTCGCTTGTGGAAATTTCGCCGTGCAGAGAGAGCGAATTCCGGGAACCCACCTGGGAAGACGCGCGCGAGGCCCTTCACGCTCTGCGCACCCCCGGGCGGCAGAACAACGACTGA